CCCCGGACGGCCCGATGAGGCAGACGACCTCGCCCTTTTGGATCTCGAGCGAGACGTCTCGCAGGACGCGGAGGCGGCCGAACGACTTGCAGATGCCTTCCAGACGGATCATCAGACCGCTCCTTGGGGCGCGCCCCGGGTGGGCCCGCCCATTGGCGCGCGCCGCTGAGGTCTGTACCCGATCTTCATCCGCCGCTCCAGATACTGGACGCCGAGCGACCCCGGGTAGGAGATGGCGAGGTAGATGACGCCGATGATCGTGAAGATGGCGAAGTACTGAAAGTTCGTGGCCGCGATGATCTGACCGGTGAAGATCAATTCCCTGACCGTGATCAGCGACGCGAGGGCCGTGTCTTTAAAGAGGGAGATGAAATAATTCCCCAGCGGCGGCACGACGATACGGATCGCCTGCGGGAGAATGATCAGCCGCATCATCAGTGTCCGCGACATCCCGAGGGCCTGCGCCGCCTCGAGCTGCCCCTTCGCCACCGCCTGTATCCCGGCGCGGTACACTTCCGAGAGGTAGGCGGAGTAGTTCACCGTCAGGCCGATCACCCCGGCCGTGAATGGGGGGAGCTTGATGCCGAAGGCGGGCAGGACGAAGTAGATATAGAAGAGCTGCAGCAAGGCGGGCGTCCCGCGGATGATCTCGATATAGAAGGTGGCCACCGTCCGCACGGCCCGGAACCTGGTCATGCGCGCCAGCGCGACGATCAGCCCGAACACGAGGCTGAGCGCCATCACAGTGAGGGTGAGCTCGATGCTGATCAGCGCTCCGCGGAGGAGATCGGGGAGGTATTCTCCCGCGTTGCTGAAGTTAAAGAGCGTGAAGATCCCGCTCATTCCGCCCTCCTACTCAGCTCGCCGGCGTCAGCACGGCTTTGATCAAATCGCCCGGATCGGTCGTAAGCTGCCGGAACACCGCGGGCCCCGCCTCGAGCGCGTACGGACGGGCCCACTCTCCCCGAATCAGCCCGGTACCGAGCAGCTCCACGGCCCGGACGAAGTCGTCATAGGTATAGGCGTAGGAACCCCGAATCGTCACCTCGCGGTTCACGATGTCGACCGCGTTGAGGGATGTCATCTCTTCCCCGAGCCCGAGCAGCACCACCGTCCCTCCGGTCCGAACGCTCGCCAGAGCCGCCTGGCGCGTCGCGACGCCGCCCACCGCTTCGATGGCGAGATCCACGCCCTCACCGCCGGTCAGTTCTCGTATCCGGGCGACCGCATCCCCGGTCCGGGCGTTGAGCGCTGCCGTGGCACCGACCCGTTCGGCAAGGGCCAACCGGGCAGGGACGATGTCCACCGACACCAAGACGGGCGGTGAAAGCAGATGCGCAAGGTGGAGCGCCATCACCCCCTGCGTCCCTGCTCCGAAGATGGCGATCCGCCGGACGAGCCCGTGGAGGTGCCGATTAAAGATGTGGACGGCGTTCGCCAGGGGCTCGGCCAGGCTCGCCGTAAACACGGACATCCCGGCCGGAACCCGAACCACCGACGCCCGCGGAACCGCCGTATATTCGGCGAAGCCTCCCGGCCGGTGAACCCCGATCACCTGCCGGGATGGGCACTGCGACGACTCCCCCCGGCGGCACGCCGGGCACCGGCCGCAGGTCATCAGCGGGTACACAGTCACGGCGGTCCCGACGGCAAGGTCGCTGACCGCCTCCCCCACGCCGGCGACGACGCCGGCGAACTCATGGCCCATCACCAGCGGGGGCTTCCGGTTGAGGCTCCGTCCCAGATACCCGTGGAGGTCTGAGCCGCAGACGCCCGACGCCTCTACCTTGACGATGACTTCCGTGGCGCGCGGCGCAGGCGTCGGCGAATCTTGAATTTCCAGCCGGTGGGGCTCGACGTAGACGAGCGTACGCACAGGTTCTTACGCCCCCACGAGTGGCATCACGGTCCCGAGGATGCGGCGACGCACGTCGCTCAGCGGCGCGAGCGGACCGCGAACCTCATCGGAGCTGATGACGCCCCTGTGGCGCAAGGCGTACTTGATCACCGCCGGGTACTCATCGATCCCGATCATCACCTCGTTGACGAATGGGAGCAACCGCGCGAACAGGCGGGACGACCCGGCCAAGTCTCCAGCGCGTGCCGCATCAAACCATGCCCGCGCCTCGGCGGGGAAGACCTGCGGGGTCGCCGTGATCGCCCCCTCGCAGCCCCGCACGACCTGCTGGTGCATCACCTCGTCCGATCCCGCGAGCAGGATGAGGTCGCCGCGCGCCTTCGCGGCATCGACTTTGTGGATCGTGGTATCCGTGATCTTCACGTGACGGATATTGGAGCGCAGCGCGGCGAGGCGTGCATAGTCGTCGACCGTCAACACCGTCTTGGTCGTATAGGGGTTGTCGTACACGATGATCTCGCGGTCCGTGTAGCCGGAGACCTCACGGAAGAACGCCGCGACCGTCTCGGCCGTGTGGCGGAAATAGAACGGCAAAGGCACCAAGTAACCGGCCGCGTCGTGCTCGTCACCGAAGCGCATCAGCTCGCGGATGTTGTCGAGGCTGGTCTCTGCGACCCCGACGATGAGGCGAA
This sequence is a window from bacterium. Protein-coding genes within it:
- the ehuD gene encoding ectoine/hydroxyectoine ABC transporter permease subunit EhuD, which encodes MSGIFTLFNFSNAGEYLPDLLRGALISIELTLTVMALSLVFGLIVALARMTRFRAVRTVATFYIEIIRGTPALLQLFYIYFVLPAFGIKLPPFTAGVIGLTVNYSAYLSEVYRAGIQAVAKGQLEAAQALGMSRTLMMRLIILPQAIRIVVPPLGNYFISLFKDTALASLITVRELIFTGQIIAATNFQYFAIFTIIGVIYLAISYPGSLGVQYLERRMKIGYRPQRRAPMGGPTRGAPQGAV
- a CDS encoding dihydrodipicolinate synthase family protein, whose protein sequence is MEFRGLFPPVITPFRDGRVDGESIARLVDACAPALDGMVVAGSTGEGPSMTFTERTATIELFSRAMRGRLRLIVGVAETSLDNIRELMRFGDEHDAAGYLVPLPFYFRHTAETVAAFFREVSGYTDREIIVYDNPYTTKTVLTVDDYARLAALRSNIRHVKITDTTIHKVDAAKARGDLILLAGSDEVMHQQVVRGCEGAITATPQVFPAEARAWFDAARAGDLAGSSRLFARLLPFVNEVMIGIDEYPAVIKYALRHRGVISSDEVRGPLAPLSDVRRRILGTVMPLVGA
- a CDS encoding alcohol dehydrogenase catalytic domain-containing protein, with amino-acid sequence MRTLVYVEPHRLEIQDSPTPAPRATEVIVKVEASGVCGSDLHGYLGRSLNRKPPLVMGHEFAGVVAGVGEAVSDLAVGTAVTVYPLMTCGRCPACRRGESSQCPSRQVIGVHRPGGFAEYTAVPRASVVRVPAGMSVFTASLAEPLANAVHIFNRHLHGLVRRIAIFGAGTQGVMALHLAHLLSPPVLVSVDIVPARLALAERVGATAALNARTGDAVARIRELTGGEGVDLAIEAVGGVATRQAALASVRTGGTVVLLGLGEEMTSLNAVDIVNREVTIRGSYAYTYDDFVRAVELLGTGLIRGEWARPYALEAGPAVFRQLTTDPGDLIKAVLTPAS